Proteins from a single region of Terriglobia bacterium:
- a CDS encoding S8 family serine peptidase: MTATTVLETWGSARWIRCAVAALVVVSATLAADPPQGENRPGGPPTLAGVSAVTDGEGNPVDREESAGSSTSARWGIAGGPRTPEVQRGQGWWPYKTPLPPYNGVGKRAEALAEDEILVNGVATLDVKAPRAALAQMPADLVLEEGSQLARENGFYLVKIDGFTRDQSQVDALEAAGAVLGEYVNINTYIAEIPSRAVAAVKELPFVTFVGDYHPAYKISPRIGQELIPVDVAYDQATGAMRPWALELTLHRGADLGEVLDSLGRLGIFPRPEQIVSNAELTVVLAETAPEAVPDLAMIPGVRWISEKTYAHLLASSTSPTVVPVLLQNDGVFTTNTLTGWKLWNVGLRGDASGTAQIVTVMDTGLNTNAEHFAQDTSEPGTVGTSHRKVVGYDEYGGDVCVTSYASADGGHGTWTAQHAVGSISNMGANPDTTHTPATYYDIGIAPNAKVYFQDIGTSAGSINAPTDLGPSITASIGKGSFIQTHSWGTSSPTYDTTASNLDTAIYDNPGMVVTVAAGNGGVTGGGTIGSPSTAKNAISVGGTDPSSPDRLFEDCGWDGNAACSGSLDLGSGRGPVSTSGRIKPDILAYMANLEKIGGELEAGERPHAMCQTDSTKSVYWDWTNGSKSGGTSFSAPDAAGLAALVRDYFLAGYYPTGAAVPANAIDPVGSLVKAMILASGEDMGTTAYPTDSITISKRYGSDVGYGRANLPAVLHLGSGAPFLWVQNGDALGDGSTRTFYYTINGNGIPLRIMMTYYDAAGNTLQKDCDLEVTIGSSEYWGNNFSSGWSTASAATRDHTNPTEGVFLDAAHGLPSSGTVRVDVIGYNDPGGMTYSLVVAGDVASQGVAQVSLNKGEYTCSDTVRVTVDDSGATSPVSVTLTSKDGAQAVVDTKTVSCTGSGGVFTGTLATGGSGIAVADGGSLTATYGSVAPAVAAVACQAAVADGGYVIQGGCDNDAAGTDPFTGPMFNGGVNEYYTKYMDAGEYSSYTIGFVNPTEAGLTDVRVHLSFSGAGASKMTALNNDIHVGTVPAHGLRGAVFEVYTDPSTVGLTPVNMDFDVTSPADGFTVPKRLTQTRLLQADDVVARQTQCNTFDTNPLSSSWYESVVGAATTNPWRWTGSASQPATVGSENRTDGICSSSVANAGMMVGNSSTTSGNNFNNNADSFLLTNFQPALRGTAANGQPYYYAWKWHSFYHASETVSNVGGVWGAFYNDQWNSPTHPSGDQAAEFPISVAYYYHTIFDYAGTWNWETANTGIPDQPAYGPGSGGAPNQLIVTFNSVGGQATIGTWFAYGHEHMDVYFFNHGTSHGTHRDIALDNDDLVYDEYYASAQSGASCGGSGQVGLVAFDRYAYDDCPSSTAVLSVVDAGATSPVTVTVSSPGTGDSEIVSLTGSAPYFSGTLSLATRSGVGRNNGVLFVLPSETITATYTDASPVGTTMATATLECAGGDVVYVSSTQASDNGDNDGIADNGETVAMDITIRNDMATPLTGTTVTIFSDSPNIDCFSSNQAVYGTVAAGATATNRPSDRFIFRVSPTVACSDWQAPPTAKFTVVVTGDGVSAPSTLQTFTLPLDLDPTAYGGSYAYNQSFGTDPGWTTGTVPDDDNASGCAGIAYVNDFHWCAACGNGGGGYGAWVGNGPFGTSGQEYSGYSSSALYSPVFVANGNVTLQFSVAYRTEETYDGALVQYRVGSGSWARLPFTSPAQAPLTASTSFCDPLASGVTAWTGAGASWTTTSTATVNATSGQNVQFRFRLGTDSIGAGTTYGGFGVDDVAVGNLEQTLICEPTRNTSLPGCCPVPIGLTNNTASDLGPALDTGVLVSWSQDPTSWGGTGGTLTYDVLRDGTAIASGIAYGTTSFVDNTAVNGTMYAYTVRYNNGCGSSATTLGVQAADDVCGFVCTPLDSCHDAGVCNPQTGICSNPAKANGATCNDGNACTQTDTCQAGVCTGTNPVVCTADPCHDPGACDPGTGACSAATPKTNGTSCNDGDACTQTDTCQAGVCTGSNPVICTPLDPCHDSGVCDPGTGICSNPAKANGTTCNDGSACTQTDTCQAGVCTGSSPVICTPLDQCHDAGVCDPGTGICSNPAKTNGATCNDGSACTQTDTCQAGVCTGANPVVCTADPCHDPGACDPGTGVCSAATAKTDGTSCNDGNACTLTDTCQAGICTGSNPVICTPLDPCHDAGVCDPGTGICSNPAKANGATCNDGSACTQTDTCQSGVCTGSNPVICTADACHDPGTCDPGTGVCSAPTAQTDGTSCNDGNACTRTDTCQAGVCTGSNAVICTPLDPCHDAGVCDPGTGACSNPPKTDGSSCNDGNACTHTDACQAGACVGSDPVTCTPLDQCHDAGVCDPATGICSDPPKAYGASCDDGLLCTTDDVCACTPATLNEGFDGVAPPDLPTGWTTELLGGQGGDMAWETSASFYATAPNSVWTNDPPYVSDKALVTPPFVARGGGTVSFWTAYDLEKSAWDYWLAYDGAVLEIKLGTGTWQDIIAAGGTFVSGGYDHTVYAFTGNPLAGRDCWSGSAGWTFIDVALPASATGSTIQLRWRVGSDSIIGRTGMVIDSVVLPTCGSVGCFGTPKTCGADQCHDGGTCDPGTGVCSAATTKADGTSCDDGNGCTQTDTCQAGACVGSNPVVCSTLDPCHDAGTCDPGTGICTNPPKAEGASCNDGNGCTQTDTCQSGVCTGSNFVICSPLDPCHDAGVCDPGTGICSNPAKANGTACNDGSACTQTDTCQSGVCTGSNPVVCAPLDSCHDAGVCDPGSGICSNPNKTDGTACNDADPTTCNDVCATGVCAGTSVPQPPEIDGSVRLAKNPTDTTITWTDVGGPYNAYRGTIGRPWTFGQTCFSSNLGSASTVDAAVPSVGAGFYYLVSRMDQCRESSLGTYGTGAERPNTSPCPLP, encoded by the coding sequence GTGACGGCAACGACCGTTCTCGAGACGTGGGGCAGCGCGCGCTGGATCCGCTGCGCTGTCGCGGCTCTCGTCGTCGTTTCGGCCACCCTCGCCGCGGATCCGCCCCAGGGGGAGAATCGACCGGGTGGACCGCCCACCCTGGCAGGGGTGAGCGCGGTCACCGATGGGGAAGGCAACCCGGTGGACCGGGAGGAATCGGCGGGCTCGTCGACGTCCGCCCGTTGGGGGATCGCGGGCGGGCCCCGCACGCCGGAGGTCCAGCGGGGCCAGGGTTGGTGGCCGTACAAGACCCCCCTTCCTCCATATAACGGGGTCGGCAAGCGTGCCGAGGCCCTGGCCGAGGATGAGATCCTGGTCAACGGCGTCGCCACGCTGGACGTGAAGGCCCCTCGCGCCGCGCTGGCGCAGATGCCGGCGGACCTCGTGCTCGAGGAGGGGAGCCAGCTCGCCCGTGAGAACGGCTTTTACCTCGTCAAGATCGACGGGTTCACCCGCGATCAGTCGCAGGTGGATGCTCTCGAGGCCGCCGGCGCGGTCCTCGGCGAGTACGTCAACATCAATACCTACATCGCCGAGATCCCGTCCCGGGCCGTCGCGGCCGTCAAGGAACTGCCGTTCGTGACGTTCGTGGGCGATTACCATCCGGCATACAAGATCAGCCCGCGTATCGGCCAGGAGCTGATCCCGGTGGACGTGGCCTACGATCAGGCCACGGGCGCGATGCGACCGTGGGCTCTCGAGCTGACCCTCCACAGGGGTGCGGACCTCGGAGAGGTCCTGGACTCCCTTGGACGCCTGGGCATCTTCCCGCGGCCGGAGCAAATCGTCTCCAACGCGGAGCTGACCGTGGTCTTGGCGGAGACCGCCCCCGAGGCCGTGCCCGACCTCGCCATGATCCCGGGGGTGAGGTGGATCTCCGAGAAGACCTATGCGCACCTCCTGGCGTCGTCCACCTCGCCGACCGTGGTGCCGGTGCTCCTGCAGAACGACGGCGTGTTCACCACGAACACGCTCACGGGCTGGAAGCTCTGGAACGTCGGGCTCAGGGGCGACGCGAGCGGCACGGCCCAGATCGTCACCGTGATGGACACGGGCCTCAACACCAACGCCGAGCATTTCGCCCAGGACACGTCCGAGCCCGGAACGGTGGGGACCTCCCACAGGAAAGTCGTCGGCTACGACGAGTACGGCGGCGACGTGTGCGTGACGAGCTACGCCTCCGCCGATGGGGGGCATGGGACCTGGACGGCGCAGCACGCGGTGGGATCGATCTCCAACATGGGGGCGAATCCGGACACGACGCACACCCCCGCCACCTACTACGACATCGGCATCGCCCCGAACGCGAAGGTCTATTTCCAGGACATCGGGACCTCGGCGGGTTCCATCAACGCACCCACCGACCTCGGGCCCTCGATCACCGCCTCCATCGGGAAGGGCTCTTTCATCCAGACCCACTCGTGGGGCACGTCGTCGCCCACCTACGACACCACCGCCAGCAACCTCGACACCGCCATCTACGACAACCCCGGTATGGTGGTGACGGTGGCGGCCGGAAACGGTGGCGTCACGGGTGGGGGGACCATCGGCTCCCCCTCGACGGCGAAGAACGCGATCTCCGTGGGCGGCACCGATCCTTCGAGCCCCGACCGTCTCTTCGAGGACTGCGGGTGGGACGGAAACGCCGCGTGCTCCGGCAGCCTCGACCTGGGCTCGGGGCGGGGACCCGTCTCGACCTCCGGCCGCATCAAGCCCGACATCCTGGCCTACATGGCGAACCTCGAGAAGATCGGCGGGGAGCTCGAGGCGGGTGAGCGGCCTCACGCGATGTGCCAGACCGACTCGACGAAGTCCGTGTACTGGGATTGGACGAACGGTAGCAAGTCCGGAGGCACCTCGTTCTCGGCTCCGGACGCGGCGGGACTCGCCGCCCTCGTTCGCGATTACTTCCTCGCCGGATACTATCCGACCGGTGCGGCCGTACCGGCCAATGCCATCGACCCCGTGGGCTCGCTGGTCAAGGCGATGATCCTCGCCTCGGGCGAGGACATGGGGACGACCGCGTATCCGACCGACAGCATCACGATCTCGAAGCGTTACGGCAGCGACGTCGGCTACGGCCGGGCCAATCTCCCGGCGGTCCTTCACCTCGGGAGCGGCGCGCCGTTCCTCTGGGTCCAGAACGGCGACGCCCTGGGCGACGGGAGCACCAGGACCTTCTACTACACGATCAACGGCAACGGCATCCCGCTGCGGATCATGATGACCTACTACGACGCGGCGGGGAACACCCTCCAGAAGGACTGCGACCTCGAGGTCACGATCGGCTCGAGCGAGTACTGGGGGAACAACTTCTCGAGCGGGTGGAGTACGGCCTCCGCCGCGACCCGGGATCATACCAACCCGACCGAGGGCGTCTTCCTCGACGCGGCGCACGGACTTCCCTCCTCCGGGACCGTTCGGGTCGACGTGATCGGCTACAACGATCCGGGCGGCATGACCTACTCCCTGGTGGTCGCCGGGGACGTCGCGAGTCAGGGCGTGGCGCAGGTTTCCCTGAACAAGGGGGAGTACACCTGCTCCGACACGGTGAGGGTCACGGTCGACGACTCGGGGGCGACCTCGCCGGTCTCCGTCACGCTCACCAGCAAGGACGGCGCCCAGGCGGTCGTCGACACGAAGACCGTGTCGTGCACCGGCTCCGGCGGCGTCTTCACCGGGACCCTCGCGACCGGCGGCAGCGGCATCGCCGTGGCCGACGGAGGGAGCCTCACCGCGACCTACGGATCGGTCGCTCCGGCGGTCGCGGCCGTCGCGTGTCAGGCCGCGGTGGCGGACGGCGGGTACGTCATCCAAGGCGGCTGCGACAACGACGCCGCCGGGACCGACCCCTTCACCGGCCCCATGTTCAACGGCGGAGTCAACGAGTACTACACCAAGTACATGGACGCCGGCGAGTACAGCAGCTACACGATCGGCTTCGTGAACCCGACGGAGGCCGGGCTGACGGACGTGCGCGTGCACCTCAGCTTCTCGGGGGCCGGTGCCTCCAAGATGACCGCGCTCAACAACGACATCCACGTGGGTACGGTCCCCGCACACGGCCTGAGAGGCGCGGTGTTCGAGGTCTACACGGACCCCTCCACCGTCGGCCTGACCCCGGTCAACATGGACTTCGACGTCACGTCCCCGGCGGACGGATTCACCGTGCCGAAGCGCCTGACCCAGACGCGGCTCCTCCAGGCCGACGACGTCGTCGCGCGGCAGACGCAGTGCAACACGTTCGACACGAACCCGCTCTCTTCGAGCTGGTACGAGTCGGTCGTCGGCGCGGCCACGACCAACCCGTGGCGTTGGACCGGTAGCGCGTCCCAGCCCGCCACCGTGGGCAGCGAAAATCGGACCGACGGAATCTGCAGCAGCAGCGTCGCGAACGCCGGCATGATGGTGGGCAACTCATCCACCACCTCCGGCAACAACTTCAACAACAACGCCGACTCGTTCCTGCTCACGAATTTCCAGCCGGCGCTCAGGGGGACCGCGGCCAACGGACAGCCCTACTACTACGCCTGGAAGTGGCATTCCTTCTACCACGCGTCGGAGACCGTCTCCAACGTGGGGGGCGTGTGGGGGGCGTTCTACAACGATCAGTGGAACAGTCCGACCCACCCGTCGGGCGACCAGGCGGCGGAGTTTCCGATCTCGGTGGCCTACTACTACCACACGATCTTCGACTACGCGGGCACCTGGAACTGGGAGACGGCCAACACCGGAATTCCGGACCAACCCGCGTACGGCCCCGGCTCGGGGGGCGCCCCGAATCAGCTCATCGTCACGTTCAACAGCGTGGGCGGCCAGGCCACGATCGGCACGTGGTTCGCGTACGGCCACGAGCACATGGACGTCTACTTCTTCAATCACGGCACGTCGCACGGCACCCACCGCGACATCGCTCTCGACAACGACGACCTGGTGTACGACGAGTACTACGCCTCCGCGCAGTCGGGAGCGTCGTGCGGCGGGAGCGGGCAGGTGGGTCTGGTGGCGTTCGACCGGTACGCCTACGACGACTGCCCGTCGTCCACCGCCGTCCTGAGCGTGGTGGACGCCGGCGCGACCTCACCCGTCACGGTGACCGTGTCGAGCCCCGGCACCGGCGACAGCGAGATCGTGTCGCTGACGGGCTCGGCTCCCTACTTCTCGGGGACCCTCTCGCTCGCGACCCGCTCCGGGGTCGGCCGCAACAACGGGGTCCTGTTCGTTCTGCCCAGCGAGACGATCACCGCCACCTACACGGACGCCTCGCCCGTCGGGACCACGATGGCCACCGCCACCCTCGAGTGCGCGGGCGGCGACGTCGTCTACGTGTCGAGCACCCAGGCCTCGGACAACGGCGACAACGACGGGATCGCGGACAACGGCGAGACCGTCGCCATGGACATCACGATCCGGAACGACATGGCGACGCCTCTGACCGGCACCACGGTGACGATCTTCTCGGACTCACCAAACATCGACTGCTTCTCGAGCAACCAGGCGGTCTACGGCACCGTGGCCGCGGGAGCCACGGCGACGAACCGACCGAGCGACCGGTTCATCTTCCGCGTGTCGCCGACGGTTGCCTGCTCCGACTGGCAGGCCCCGCCCACGGCGAAGTTCACCGTGGTCGTCACCGGGGATGGCGTGAGCGCCCCCTCGACGCTGCAGACGTTCACCCTCCCTCTGGATCTCGACCCGACCGCTTACGGCGGCAGCTACGCCTACAACCAGAGCTTCGGAACGGATCCCGGCTGGACCACCGGCACGGTTCCGGACGATGACAACGCGTCCGGCTGCGCCGGCATCGCCTACGTGAACGACTTCCACTGGTGCGCCGCCTGCGGCAACGGCGGTGGCGGCTACGGGGCCTGGGTCGGCAACGGACCTTTCGGGACCTCCGGGCAGGAGTACAGCGGATATTCCTCGTCGGCGCTCTACTCGCCGGTCTTCGTCGCCAACGGCAACGTCACGCTGCAGTTCTCCGTGGCGTACCGGACCGAGGAGACCTACGACGGCGCGCTTGTTCAGTACAGGGTGGGATCGGGCTCCTGGGCCCGGCTCCCGTTCACCTCGCCGGCGCAGGCGCCGCTCACGGCGTCCACGTCGTTCTGCGATCCGCTGGCGTCGGGTGTCACGGCCTGGACCGGGGCCGGCGCGAGCTGGACCACGACGAGCACCGCGACGGTGAACGCCACCTCGGGCCAGAACGTCCAGTTCCGCTTCAGGCTGGGCACCGACTCCATCGGTGCCGGGACGACCTATGGCGGATTCGGCGTCGACGACGTGGCCGTCGGCAACCTCGAGCAGACGCTGATCTGCGAGCCCACGCGCAACACGAGCTTGCCGGGTTGCTGCCCCGTGCCCATCGGGCTCACGAACAATACCGCGTCGGACCTCGGCCCCGCCTTGGACACCGGGGTCCTCGTCTCCTGGTCCCAGGACCCGACCAGCTGGGGCGGCACCGGCGGCACCCTCACCTACGACGTGCTCCGGGACGGCACGGCGATCGCCAGTGGCATCGCCTACGGCACCACGTCGTTCGTCGACAACACCGCCGTGAACGGGACGATGTACGCGTACACCGTTCGGTACAACAACGGCTGCGGGTCGAGCGCCACGACCCTGGGTGTGCAGGCCGCCGACGACGTCTGCGGCTTCGTCTGCACGCCCCTCGACTCGTGTCATGACGCCGGCGTTTGCAATCCACAGACCGGGATCTGCTCCAATCCCGCGAAGGCCAACGGCGCAACCTGCAACGACGGCAACGCGTGCACGCAGACGGACACGTGCCAGGCGGGCGTCTGCACGGGGACGAACCCGGTGGTCTGTACGGCCGATCCGTGCCACGACCCCGGAGCGTGCGACCCCGGAACGGGCGCGTGTTCGGCGGCCACGCCGAAGACCAATGGGACGTCCTGCAACGACGGCGACGCCTGCACGCAGACGGACACGTGCCAGGCGGGGGTCTGCACGGGGTCGAACCCGGTGATCTGCACGCCGCTCGATCCATGCCATGACTCGGGAGTCTGCGATCCGGGCACCGGGATCTGCTCCAACCCGGCGAAGGCCAACGGCACGACCTGCAACGACGGAAGCGCTTGCACGCAGACGGACACGTGCCAGGCGGGGGTCTGCACGGGCTCGAGCCCGGTGATCTGCACGCCGCTCGACCAATGTCACGACGCCGGGGTCTGCGATCCGGGGACGGGGATCTGCTCCAACCCCGCGAAAACCAACGGCGCGACCTGCAACGACGGCAGCGCCTGCACCCAGACGGACACGTGCCAGGCGGGTGTCTGCACGGGGGCGAACCCGGTGGTCTGCACGGCCGATCCGTGCCACGACCCCGGAGCGTGCGACCCCGGAACGGGGGTGTGCTCGGCGGCCACGGCCAAGACGGACGGGACATCTTGCAATGACGGCAACGCGTGCACGTTGACGGACACGTGTCAGGCGGGGATCTGCACGGGGTCGAATCCGGTGATCTGCACGCCGCTCGATCCATGCCACGACGCCGGAGTTTGCGATCCGGGAACGGGGATCTGCTCCAACCCGGCGAAGGCCAACGGCGCGACCTGCAACGACGGGAGCGCCTGCACGCAGACGGACACGTGCCAGTCGGGGGTCTGCACGGGCTCGAACCCGGTGATCTGCACCGCCGACGCGTGCCACGATCCTGGAACGTGCGACCCCGGGACGGGCGTGTGCTCGGCGCCCACCGCCCAAACGGACGGGACGTCCTGCAACGACGGCAACGCCTGCACGCGGACGGACACGTGTCAGGCGGGCGTCTGCACGGGGTCGAACGCGGTGATCTGCACGCCGCTCGACCCGTGCCACGACGCCGGGGTCTGCGACCCTGGCACCGGGGCCTGTTCCAATCCGCCGAAGACCGACGGGAGTTCTTGCAATGACGGCAACGCCTGCACCCACACCGACGCGTGCCAGGCGGGTGCTTGCGTCGGTTCCGACCCGGTGACCTGCACGCCGCTCGACCAGTGCCATGACGCCGGAGTCTGCGATCCCGCCACCGGCATTTGCTCCGACCCGCCGAAGGCGTACGGCGCTTCCTGCGACGACGGCCTCCTATGCACGACGGACGACGTCTGCGCCTGCACTCCCGCCACGCTGAACGAGGGCTTCGATGGCGTGGCTCCTCCCGACCTTCCGACCGGCTGGACGACCGAGCTCCTCGGCGGCCAGGGCGGCGACATGGCCTGGGAGACTTCGGCGAGCTTCTACGCCACGGCGCCGAACTCCGTCTGGACCAACGATCCGCCCTACGTTTCCGACAAGGCCCTGGTCACTCCGCCGTTCGTCGCCAGGGGCGGCGGCACGGTCAGCTTCTGGACCGCGTACGATCTCGAGAAGTCGGCGTGGGATTACTGGCTCGCGTACGACGGCGCGGTCCTGGAGATCAAGCTCGGGACCGGCACTTGGCAGGACATCATCGCGGCGGGCGGGACCTTCGTCTCCGGAGGGTACGACCACACGGTCTACGCCTTCACCGGCAATCCGCTCGCCGGCCGCGACTGCTGGAGCGGAAGCGCGGGCTGGACCTTCATCGACGTCGCGCTGCCGGCGTCGGCGACGGGCTCGACCATCCAGCTCCGCTGGCGCGTGGGCTCGGACAGCATCATCGGACGGACGGGGATGGTGATCGACTCGGTCGTCCTGCCGACCTGCGGGAGCGTGGGCTGCTTCGGCACTCCCAAGACCTGCGGGGCCGATCAGTGCCACGACGGTGGAACGTGCGATCCCGGGACGGGCGTGTGCTCGGCGGCCACGACGAAGGCCGACGGGACGTCCTGCGACGACGGCAATGGTTGCACTCAGACGGACACCTGCCAGGCCGGTGCTTGCGTGGGGTCCAACCCGGTGGTTTGCTCGACGCTCGACCCGTGCCACGACGCGGGGACGTGCGACCCGGGCACCGGGATCTGCACCAACCCGCCGAAGGCCGAAGGGGCCTCCTGCAACGACGGCAATGGCTGTACGCAGACCGATACGTGCCAGTCGGGCGTTTGCACGGGCTCGAACTTCGTGATCTGCTCGCCGCTCGATCCGTGTCACGACGCGGGGGTGTGCGATCCGGGCACCGGGATCTGCTCCAACCCCGCGAAGGCCAACGGCACGGCCTGTAACGACGGCAGCGCCTGTACGCAGACGGACACGTGCCAGTCGGGGGTCTGCACGGGCTCGAACCCGGTGGTCTGCGCGCCGCTCGACTCGTGCCACGACGCCGGCGTCTGCGACCCGGGTTCGGGCATCTGCTCCAATCCGAACAAGACCGACGGCACAGCCTGCAATGACGCCGACCCGACGACCTGCAACGACGTTTGCGCCACCGGCGTCTGCGCGGGGACGTCCGTCCCGCAGCCGCCCGAGATCGACGGCAGCGTGCGGCTGGCGAAGAACCCCACGGACACCACGATCACGTGGACCGACGTGGGCGGGCCGTACAACGCGTATCGGGGAACGATCGGTCGCCCGTGGACGTTCGGCCAAACCTGCTTCTCCAGCAACCTCGGCAGCGCCAGCACCGTCGACGCGGCGGTTCCCTCGGTCGGCGCCGGCTTCTACTACCTCGTCTCGCGAATGGACCAGTGCAGGGAATCGAGTCTCGGCACGTACGGCACCGGCGCGGAGCGTCCGAACACGTCACCCTGCCCTTTGCCTTGA
- a CDS encoding response regulator transcription factor, translating to MTPQDSETLMPTSAPPVRILLVDDHALVRHGLRMLLESDPAFEVVGEAQDRAGALRIAESGQPDIVLLDLDLGAESGLDLIGDLRTAAPAARILILTGLRDVLVQRRAVHLGAVGIVEKEAAPDVLLKAVHKVRAGEVWLDRATTASVLAELSHATEMARSDPEVVKIASLSPREKEVIVLLGDGLSNRRIAGQLCISETTVRHHLTSIFAKLEVHDRLQLLLYAYRHKLVQPPRTV from the coding sequence GTGACGCCTCAAGACTCCGAAACCCTGATGCCGACCTCGGCCCCGCCGGTCCGGATCCTCCTCGTGGACGATCACGCCCTCGTCCGTCACGGGCTGAGGATGCTCCTCGAGAGCGATCCGGCGTTCGAGGTCGTGGGCGAGGCTCAGGACCGCGCCGGCGCGCTCCGTATCGCCGAGAGCGGCCAGCCGGACATCGTCCTGCTCGACCTCGATCTGGGCGCCGAAAGCGGCCTCGACCTGATCGGAGATCTCCGAACGGCGGCCCCCGCCGCCAGGATCCTCATCCTGACCGGCCTGCGGGACGTGCTGGTCCAGCGCCGCGCCGTTCATCTCGGGGCGGTGGGGATCGTCGAGAAGGAGGCCGCTCCCGACGTGCTCCTCAAAGCCGTGCACAAGGTCCGGGCCGGCGAGGTCTGGCTCGACCGCGCGACGACCGCGAGCGTGCTCGCGGAGCTGTCGCACGCGACCGAAATGGCGAGGAGCGACCCCGAGGTCGTGAAGATCGCCTCCCTGAGCCCCCGGGAGAAGGAAGTGATCGTGCTTCTCGGCGACGGCCTGAGCAACCGGCGGATCGCCGGACAGCTCTGCATCAGCGAGACCACCGTGCGCCATCACCTGACGTCGATCTTCGCCAAGCTCGAAGTGCACGATCGGCTACAGCTCCTCCTCTACGCCTACCGGCACAAGCTGGTCCAGCCTCCCCGCACCGTCTGA